In Gallus gallus isolate bGalGal1 chromosome Z, bGalGal1.mat.broiler.GRCg7b, whole genome shotgun sequence, one DNA window encodes the following:
- the C9orf24 gene encoding spermatid-specific manchette-related protein 1 isoform X1 has product MFLFAQKHKTPVSTYTDSYRPPCTMKKAIYEKAPLQLWRDNKFVTQGLTMPQEQNMSHQGQPEKLIKAVMQEYLYRNAIDPTAYWPEKYWLTKPEEKYSPVFVNEDKYITWRTGPYSSAAWNKYSTYLPLPPKEKRMETFLQSIPVPYPPKPACLNQYEREVVGDMLRRLSRLSPPSLQPVYTMSGRTPFQGYYSPCSGRHYCLRGMDYYVDGDPTIRRHLNALAERTVRSIPCCNYSPTAMFCASTHHRLPSYPCMSPRWDSSHFKKLGGVQRGSYTIHPEFASEMYHAPAR; this is encoded by the exons ATGTTCCTCTTTGCCCAAAAGCACAAGACGCCCGTCAGCACCTACACCGATTCTTACCGGCCGCCATGCACCATGAAAAAGGCCATCTATGAGAAGGCTCCACTGCAGCTGTGGAGAGATAACAAATTTGTGACCCAG GGATTAACAATGCCCCAGGAGCAAAATATGTCTCACCAAGGTCAGCCTGAGAAGCTGATTAAGGCTGTGATGCAGGAGTATTTGTACCGGAATGCCATTGACCCCACTGCTTACTGGCCTGAGAAGTACTGGCTGACCAAACCTGAAG AGAAATACAGCCCAGTTTTTGTCAATGAGGACAAATACATCACCTGGCGAACAGGTCCCTACAGCAGTGCAGCCTGGAACAAGTACAGCACCTACCTCCCCCTGCCGCCCAAG gagaagagaatgGAGACCTTTCTTCAAAGCATACCTGTGCCGTACCCCCCAAAACCCGCCTGCCTCAACCAATATG agagggaggtggttggTGACATGCTGCGCAGGCTGTCACGGCTCTCACCGCCGTCCCTGCAGCCTGTGTACACTATGTCAGGGAGGACACCCTTCCAGGGCTATTACAGCCCATGCTCTGGTCGCCACTACTGCCTGCGAGGGATGGACTACTATGTCGATGGGGACCCCACCATCAGAAGGCATCTCAATGCGCTAGCAGAACGGACTGTAAG GAGTATCCCGTGTTGCAATTACAGCCCTACAGCGATGTTCTGTGCAAGTACACATCACCGCCTGCCATCATACCCATGTATGAGCCCTAG GTGGGACTCCAGTCACTTCAAGAAGCTGGGGGGAGTCCAGAGAGGCAGCTACACCATCCACCCCGAGTTCGCCTCAGAGATGTACCATGCACCGGCACGCTAA
- the C9orf24 gene encoding spermatid-specific manchette-related protein 1 isoform X2, protein MFLFAQKHKTPVSTYTDSYRPPCTMKKAIYEKAPLQLWRDNKFVTQGLTMPQEQNMSHQGQPEKLIKAVMQEYLYRNAIDPTAYWPEKYWLTKPEEKYSPVFVNEDKYITWRTGPYSSAAWNKYSTYLPLPPKEKRMETFLQSIPVPYPPKPACLNQYEREVVGDMLRRLSRLSPPSLQPVYTMSGRTPFQGYYSPCSGRHYCLRGMDYYVDGDPTIRRHLNALAERTEYPVLQLQPYSDVLCKYTSPPAIIPMYEP, encoded by the exons ATGTTCCTCTTTGCCCAAAAGCACAAGACGCCCGTCAGCACCTACACCGATTCTTACCGGCCGCCATGCACCATGAAAAAGGCCATCTATGAGAAGGCTCCACTGCAGCTGTGGAGAGATAACAAATTTGTGACCCAG GGATTAACAATGCCCCAGGAGCAAAATATGTCTCACCAAGGTCAGCCTGAGAAGCTGATTAAGGCTGTGATGCAGGAGTATTTGTACCGGAATGCCATTGACCCCACTGCTTACTGGCCTGAGAAGTACTGGCTGACCAAACCTGAAG AGAAATACAGCCCAGTTTTTGTCAATGAGGACAAATACATCACCTGGCGAACAGGTCCCTACAGCAGTGCAGCCTGGAACAAGTACAGCACCTACCTCCCCCTGCCGCCCAAG gagaagagaatgGAGACCTTTCTTCAAAGCATACCTGTGCCGTACCCCCCAAAACCCGCCTGCCTCAACCAATATG agagggaggtggttggTGACATGCTGCGCAGGCTGTCACGGCTCTCACCGCCGTCCCTGCAGCCTGTGTACACTATGTCAGGGAGGACACCCTTCCAGGGCTATTACAGCCCATGCTCTGGTCGCCACTACTGCCTGCGAGGGATGGACTACTATGTCGATGGGGACCCCACCATCAGAAGGCATCTCAATGCGCTAGCAGAACGGACT GAGTATCCCGTGTTGCAATTACAGCCCTACAGCGATGTTCTGTGCAAGTACACATCACCGCCTGCCATCATACCCATGTATGAGCCCTAG